The Pseudophaeobacter arcticus DSM 23566 genome includes a region encoding these proteins:
- a CDS encoding ribonuclease J, translating to MSTDERLIYLPLGGAGEIGMNAYVYGYGKPGKERLILVDLGVAFPDMDSTPGVDLIMPDISWLRERVDQLEAIFITHGHEDHIGAVSHLYSQLNVPVYARAFTANLARRKMEEHGHDPLVVKTVGAWPDVTKLGPFTVGFAPMAHSIPESAGLVIDSPGGRVVHTGDFKLDRTPLVGEAFDPEMWAEIAKPGIKALICDSTNVFSKTPGRSESDLPDEITRLIGEAKGMVAATTFASNVARVKTLADAGTRAGRSVVLLGRAMLRMVEAAKETGVLKNFPTVYSPEEAKDMPRNNLMLITTGSQGERRAASAQMARGKYRGLELKEGDLFLFSSKTIPGNERGVIRIINQFSERGVDVVDDSSGLYHVSGHANGPDLEALHDLLQPAMLVPMHGEHRHLRQHARLGEAKGIPSIVAVNGMMLNLSGKRPSVLEYIDTGRTYLDGSTKIGAMDGVVRDRIRMALNGHLVVTLILDEEDEPLGEPWCDIKGLAENGSSNAALTEVLEEDLNQFLMRAGAKTLKDDDKLEGELRRIARQSCQNEIGKKPEVTVVISRMR from the coding sequence CACCCCAGGTGTTGATCTGATCATGCCTGACATCAGCTGGCTGCGCGAGCGCGTCGACCAGCTGGAAGCGATTTTTATCACCCATGGTCACGAGGACCATATCGGGGCGGTATCGCATCTCTACAGCCAGCTGAACGTGCCGGTCTATGCCCGCGCCTTTACCGCCAATCTGGCCCGTCGCAAGATGGAAGAGCATGGCCATGACCCGCTGGTGGTGAAAACCGTTGGCGCCTGGCCCGACGTGACCAAGCTGGGCCCCTTTACCGTGGGCTTTGCCCCTATGGCGCATTCGATTCCCGAAAGCGCTGGCCTGGTGATCGACAGCCCCGGTGGCCGCGTGGTGCACACTGGCGACTTCAAACTGGACCGCACTCCGCTGGTGGGCGAAGCCTTTGACCCTGAGATGTGGGCCGAGATCGCCAAACCGGGCATCAAGGCGTTGATCTGCGATTCGACCAATGTGTTTTCAAAAACACCTGGTCGCTCGGAATCTGATCTGCCCGACGAGATCACGCGCCTGATTGGCGAGGCCAAGGGCATGGTGGCCGCCACCACCTTTGCCTCCAACGTGGCGCGGGTGAAAACCCTGGCGGATGCCGGTACCCGGGCAGGGCGCTCGGTTGTGTTGCTGGGGCGGGCCATGCTGCGCATGGTCGAAGCCGCCAAGGAAACCGGCGTGCTGAAGAATTTTCCAACGGTCTATTCGCCCGAAGAAGCCAAGGATATGCCGCGCAACAACCTGATGCTGATCACCACTGGCAGCCAGGGCGAGCGCCGTGCGGCCTCGGCGCAGATGGCGCGGGGCAAGTATCGCGGCCTGGAGCTGAAAGAGGGAGATCTCTTCCTGTTCTCCTCCAAAACCATTCCCGGCAACGAACGCGGCGTGATCCGCATCATCAACCAGTTCTCGGAACGTGGTGTGGATGTTGTGGACGACAGCTCTGGTCTTTACCACGTCTCTGGCCATGCAAATGGTCCTGACCTGGAAGCGCTGCATGATCTGTTGCAACCGGCGATGCTGGTGCCCATGCATGGCGAACACCGCCACCTGCGTCAGCACGCCCGCCTGGGCGAGGCCAAGGGCATTCCCAGCATCGTTGCCGTCAACGGCATGATGCTGAACCTGTCCGGCAAACGTCCCTCGGTATTGGAATATATCGACACCGGCCGCACCTATCTGGATGGCTCGACCAAGATTGGCGCCATGGACGGTGTTGTTCGCGATCGTATCCGGATGGCTTTGAACGGGCATCTGGTTGTCACGCTGATCCTTGACGAAGAGGATGAGCCCCTGGGTGAGCCTTGGTGCGACATCAAGGGTCTGGCGGAAAACGGCAGCTCCAATGCGGCGCTGACTGAAGTGCTGGAAGAGGACCTGAACCAGTTCCTGATGCGGGCTGGGGCCAAGACGCTGAAAGACGATGACAAGTTGGAAGGTGAGTTGCGCCGGATTGCCCGTCAGTCTTGCCAGAACGAAATCGGCAAAAAGCCCGAAGTCACCGTGGTGATCAGCCGGATGCGCTAA
- a CDS encoding RSP_7527 family protein, with amino-acid sequence MTEAQPVILTAADIQAIEARAHEMRAQALADAFRTLGRGISLAVHKLAAFLHRPRTA; translated from the coding sequence ATGACCGAAGCCCAGCCCGTAATCCTCACCGCAGCAGACATTCAAGCTATCGAGGCGCGCGCCCATGAAATGCGTGCTCAAGCCCTGGCTGATGCATTTCGTACTCTGGGCCGCGGAATCAGCCTTGCGGTCCACAAACTCGCTGCATTCCTGCACCGTCCCCGCACCGCCTAA